GCATAGAATTTTTTATTGTTTTCTTGTGAGAAAAGCCCACTTGCAAATGTTAGTCCTGCAACTAACAGAATAATATTTTTTTTCATTTGGTTACCTGATTTTTATATAATCTTCGGTGAAGATGATAAGCTAACAAGGTTTTGTCAATTGCATAAACTAATTTTTGTTATACAGAAAAAGGAAAAAAATTTCAATTCTATGCAATAAAAAATCCCTTTTTTTTGGTTGACATAACGGATATTTCCTATTTGTCTGTTAAGTATGAAAGATCTTACAGAAAAACAAGAACAAGTACTCCAATACATTACAGATACTGTAAGAGAAAAGGGCTTTCCTCCTACCATCCGGGAGATCGGGGATCAGTTCGGAATCACTGCAAAAGGCGCTTACGACCACCTCAAAGCCGTAGAGAAAAAGGGATACATCCGCACTTCCAAAAACCAAAGTCGTGCCATCGAGCTTTTGCGGGGAAATGCAGACGATACACTCTTGGTTCGTGCCTCGGGGATTCCTCTTTTGGGTCAGGTGGCCGCAGGGAATCCTATCCTTGCCGAAGAAAACATAGAAGAATATATTGCCGTACCGGATCATCTGGCTACAAAGCCAGGTACCTTTGCACTGAGAGTGAAAGGGGATTCCATGATTGAAGCCGGGATCAGTGACGGAGATATTGCCATCATTCAGAAAAAGGATTCGGCACGAAACGGAGAGATCGTGGTTGCCATGATCGAAAATGAAGCCACATTGAAAGTTTTTTATAAGGATGCGGACCACATTCGTTTGGAACCTCGCAACTCCCGCTTGAAAGCCATTCGTACAAAAAAAGCAACGATCATAGGCAAGCTGGTAGGTTTGTATCGAATTTACTGATTGACCCGATTCCGAGCGGTAAGGAAGGTTATGGGGTATGCACCTTCTTCCTTCAAAGCCGATTTTTTTCATCGGCTTGGTATTGCTTTCTTTCCTTAGCTTTTGCGCTCCTAAAAAAGAGGCGGTCAGTCCTTATGATTTGAAAAGGGTTCTTGAGCGGGTGGCTCAAGCCAGAATTCAAACCGGTCTTACCGCCGACATTGACAAGCCATCTCCATCCGACCGGGAGTTGTTTGAGGAAGCATGTGATATCTACCGCCTTCCCATTGACAAAGCAAAACAAGCTTTAAAAGAAAAAAACGAATCTCTCTACCTATCCTTTTACGGAAATGAATCATGACTCGTAAGAAAGAAAGAATTCTATGGGCAAGTATTACCTTTTTACTTTTGGCGGCTTGGGTCTTTTCCCCTTTGGAAAAAGCAAAAGCGATTTCTTCCAACGGAGAAACGTATCTTCAGATTTTACATGAAGTAGTATCTTATATTGAAAATGATTTTGTCGATCCGATAGAAGAGAAAAAAATCTATACCGGCGCGATTCATGGCGCATTGCAGAGCTTAGGTGATCCTCATTCCCGGTTTTTAGACAAAGACGATTTTCAGGAATTACAAAACGAGACCAAAGGCAGTTTCGGTGGAATTGGAGTCGAGGTTAGTTTTCAGGAAGGTGCCTTCGTCATTATTTCCCCTTTGGAGGGAACTCCCGCTTGGAAGGCAGGCCTTCTGCCTCATGACAGGATTACGGAGATCAACGGAAAGAGCACAAAAAATCTATCCCTCTCGGATTCCATAGCTATGATGCGCGGAGATGTGGGCTCTTCTCTGTCTATGAAAATAGAAAGAAAGGGAGTGAGAGATCCGTTTACTGTCAGCCTAGTTCGTGAGCTGATCAAAATTCAATACATTCGTTCTGCGTTTTTACCGGAAACCAAAACCGGATATATCAAACTTGCTCAGTTTATGGGTAGGGAAAATACGGAAAAAGAATTTACGGATAACATTCGTAAGCTTGTAGACTCCGGAGCAAAAAATATCATCATTGATTTGAGGATGAACCCGGGCGGGCTACTTGATCTCGCGATTCGGATTGCGGATTTGTTTTTGCCCAATAACAAAGAAATCGTATCCGTTCGGGGAAGGGGAGGAGTTCTTATCCGTACATTTCGTTCGGAAAAATCAGAGACCAAGTTTTTAGATGTACCGATCGCCGTTCTTGTCAATGGAGGTTCTGCGAGTGCTTCCGAGATTTTAGCCGGTGCTTTACAGGATAACAAACGTGCCAAGATCGTAGGAACTCAGAGTTTCGGGAAAGGATCCGTTCAATCTATTTTTCCTCTCTCTCATGGAACGGGCGTTGCCATAACGATTCAAAAATATTTTACTCCTTCCGGCAAGTCTATTCATGGAACAGGGATTACACCTGATCTGGTGGTTCAACCGATCACTGCGACCGATGAAGAAAAATTCGCTTTTGATAAATTGCAAAAGAAAAATAAACTTCGACCGTTTCTCGCGGAACATCCCGAATTCAATGAAGATGTGGTTCGTGATTTTCAAAAGTTATTGGAATCGGAAAAATTAAGTATCGGAGATTCCGTAGTCCGACTCTATCTTTTCAGCGAACTCAAATCGACTTCCTCTTTCCAAAAACCGAATACCGAATTGGACTTACAGTTGAAAGAGGCGATTCAATTGATTTCCAAAGAACAATAAATAAGGTCGTGAATTCGAAAATCGGGATCGGGATAGAATCCAGCTGCGACGAAACTTCGGTCGCCATCGTAGAGGCTGGCAAAAAACTACTTTCTCTTAAAATTTACAGCCAGATCGAAAGCCATGCACCTTACAGGGGTGTGGTGCCGGAACTGGCTTCCCGTTCTCATTTGGAAAAGATCAATCTTCTTTTGGAAGAGTGTTTGATCGAAGCGAATGTGGATTGGAAAGACATCGCTTATATTGCAGTTACGACGCACCCGGGTCTTATGGGGTCTCTTATGATCGGGGCTCAACTTGCGAGATGTATTTCCCTGGTTCATTCCATCCCCATTGTTCCTGTCAATCATCTGGAAGCTCATCTTGCGGTCGTTAGTTTAGAAAAGGAAGTCCCTGCTTTTCCTTGGCTTGGGGTTCTTCTCAGCGGAGGAAATTCTTCCGTTTACCGTTATTCCGATTGGGGGAATTTGCAACTCATCGGGGATACTATGGATGATGCCCTGGGGGAAGCCTTCGATAAGGTCAGCGCTCTTCTGGACTTACCCTATCCGGGAGGACCGGTTGTCGAAAAAGAAGCCAGGAAATTTTTTGATAGAATGGAAAAGCCGAGAGGTTCCCTATTTCCCAAATTACTAAAAGAAAGTTCGTCTGACAAAATCGAGTTTTCTTTCAGTGGCCTGAAAACGGCTGTTTTATATCATGTGAAGGGAAAACCGAAGGAAGACTTGGATATTCCCAGAATCTGCCACGATTTTCAAGAGACTGCTTTTGAATTGGTGACCCGTAATATTTCAAAAGCGGTGAAAAATACCGGAATCCGAACTGTTGTCTGTGCGGGAGGGGTGCTCGCAAATTCGACTCTCCGGGAAGAATTAGAAATGGTTGCCAAAAGACAGGATTGGACTCTATTGTATCCTAGCAAAAAAATCTTATGTACAGACAACGGCGCCATGATAGCAAACCTTGGATTTTACCTTTGGCAGAAAGGTTTTACCGCTCCTCTAAATTTTAAAGTTAGCCCAAAGAGAAATCTCTCTCAAACGATATGAAAAAAAAACTTACCTGGATACCAAACACTCTTACCCTCGGAAACCTTACACTCGGATTTGTATCCATGTTGGTTGCTTCCGAAATCGGACTTAGCGCGACACCTAGCCATGAATTGTTTCAATTGGCAGGAGTATTCATCATCTTGGCTGCGTTATTCGACGGCTTTGACGGAATGGCGGCAAGAGCATTGGATTGTACATCCGAACTTGGAGCCGACTTGGACAGTTTGGCCGACCTAACTACTTTCGGAATCGCTCCCGGATTTTTAACATACAAAATGTTTTTGGACGAATACAAAATCGATCTTTTCGGAAGGCCTGATATGTTTCCTGTGGGAATGTTGATCGCTGCATTATTCCCCATTTGTGCGGCATACAGACTTGCAAGATTCAATGTAGCTCATGATCCGGGATCTTTTCACGGACTTCCTTCTCCCGTCGCAGGAGTAGTTGTGGGGATTTTCCCTCTTGTTTTCCGAGTGGAGCAGGTTCCGAAACTTGTGGCAATTGCCTTCTTTATTTGCACGGCGCTTCTTATGGTATCAACCATCCGTTACTCCAAACCTCAGGTAGCAATCCGTGGAATCTTCACTTGGAAAAGAATGGCTTTTGCTCTCGGCGGGCTCGCGCTACTGGTGTTAGCTGTTGGGATTTCGAAATGGCCGCATTTTCTGTACGGGGCTGT
The nucleotide sequence above comes from Leptospira kobayashii. Encoded proteins:
- the lexA gene encoding transcriptional repressor LexA, which codes for MKDLTEKQEQVLQYITDTVREKGFPPTIREIGDQFGITAKGAYDHLKAVEKKGYIRTSKNQSRAIELLRGNADDTLLVRASGIPLLGQVAAGNPILAEENIEEYIAVPDHLATKPGTFALRVKGDSMIEAGISDGDIAIIQKKDSARNGEIVVAMIENEATLKVFYKDADHIRLEPRNSRLKAIRTKKATIIGKLVGLYRIY
- a CDS encoding LA_1448 family UV-C exposure upregulated protein; the encoded protein is MHLLPSKPIFFIGLVLLSFLSFCAPKKEAVSPYDLKRVLERVAQARIQTGLTADIDKPSPSDRELFEEACDIYRLPIDKAKQALKEKNESLYLSFYGNES
- a CDS encoding S41 family peptidase, giving the protein MTRKKERILWASITFLLLAAWVFSPLEKAKAISSNGETYLQILHEVVSYIENDFVDPIEEKKIYTGAIHGALQSLGDPHSRFLDKDDFQELQNETKGSFGGIGVEVSFQEGAFVIISPLEGTPAWKAGLLPHDRITEINGKSTKNLSLSDSIAMMRGDVGSSLSMKIERKGVRDPFTVSLVRELIKIQYIRSAFLPETKTGYIKLAQFMGRENTEKEFTDNIRKLVDSGAKNIIIDLRMNPGGLLDLAIRIADLFLPNNKEIVSVRGRGGVLIRTFRSEKSETKFLDVPIAVLVNGGSASASEILAGALQDNKRAKIVGTQSFGKGSVQSIFPLSHGTGVAITIQKYFTPSGKSIHGTGITPDLVVQPITATDEEKFAFDKLQKKNKLRPFLAEHPEFNEDVVRDFQKLLESEKLSIGDSVVRLYLFSELKSTSSFQKPNTELDLQLKEAIQLISKEQ
- the tsaD gene encoding tRNA (adenosine(37)-N6)-threonylcarbamoyltransferase complex transferase subunit TsaD is translated as MNSKIGIGIESSCDETSVAIVEAGKKLLSLKIYSQIESHAPYRGVVPELASRSHLEKINLLLEECLIEANVDWKDIAYIAVTTHPGLMGSLMIGAQLARCISLVHSIPIVPVNHLEAHLAVVSLEKEVPAFPWLGVLLSGGNSSVYRYSDWGNLQLIGDTMDDALGEAFDKVSALLDLPYPGGPVVEKEARKFFDRMEKPRGSLFPKLLKESSSDKIEFSFSGLKTAVLYHVKGKPKEDLDIPRICHDFQETAFELVTRNISKAVKNTGIRTVVCAGGVLANSTLREELEMVAKRQDWTLLYPSKKILCTDNGAMIANLGFYLWQKGFTAPLNFKVSPKRNLSQTI
- a CDS encoding CDP-alcohol phosphatidyltransferase family protein; protein product: MKKKLTWIPNTLTLGNLTLGFVSMLVASEIGLSATPSHELFQLAGVFIILAALFDGFDGMAARALDCTSELGADLDSLADLTTFGIAPGFLTYKMFLDEYKIDLFGRPDMFPVGMLIAALFPICAAYRLARFNVAHDPGSFHGLPSPVAGVVVGIFPLVFRVEQVPKLVAIAFFICTALLMVSTIRYSKPQVAIRGIFTWKRMAFALGGLALLVLAVGISKWPHFLYGAVGFYVFSGIVSFVIHTIQELRV